GAGAATAAAGAGATGCTGCATAAGCTGCTCCCTCATTGGGATTTCTCATAACAGCAATATCTGCATAATTGCTGATAATACGAATTGTATCTTTAAGGTTTTCTCCCTTTGAAACCGATGAATTTCCGGGATTATCAAAGCCTATTACGCTTCCTCCCAAACGAAGCATAGCAGTCTGGAAAGAAAGCATAGTTCTTGTACTCGGCTCATAAAACAAAGTAGCAAGAATTTTTCCTGCACATTTATTTGCATATTTTTCGGGATTTTTTAAAATATCATCTGCTGTTTCATAAATATCATACCACATTTCAAGAGGCATATCGTTAAAATCAATTATATGTTTTATTCCCAACTTTATCTCACCTTTTTATTATAAATTTGTTTCTAATTATTGTACCATTTTTTTATGCTTTTTGCAAGTATTATTCTTGCATTATTCAATATTATTTTTCTTGACATATAAAAGAATTGACATTAAAATATATACAAACAAAGAAAGGAAAAAAGAAAATGAAAAAGCTTATATCTGTTATTACTTTTATTTGCCTTATTTCAATTCTTGTATGCTCCTGTACAAAGGCTTCCGAGCCTGAAACTCCAAAAGAGCTTTTGTCGGGAAAATATAATATTGAAATTACTATTAAGGATTACGGTGTAATTCGCGCAGAGCTTGATGCTGACAGCGCTCCGATTACTGTAACTAATTTCGTAACTCTTGTTAAAGAAAATTTTTATGACGGACTTACATTCCACCGCATAATGTATGATTTTATGATGCAAGGCGGCGCCTCTGAAACTAAATCAGTTAAAACCATAAAGGGTGAATTTGAGTCAAACGGAGTTAAAAATCCTCTTAAGCATACAAGAGGTGCTTTATCTATGGCAAGAACTAATGATCCAAACAGTGCTTCATCTCAGTTCTTTATAGTTCAAAACAAGCATGCCGAGCATCTTGACGGAGATTATGCTGCTTTCGGCTATGTTACAAGCGGAATGGAAATTGTTGATGAAATTTGCAACAAAACTTCTATTCAAGGTGCTAACGGAGCAGTTTTGCCCGTTAATCAGCCTGTTATAGAGTCTATCAGACTTATTGACTGATATTTATTTCAATGCGCAAAAAATCACCATAAGCTCAAAATTGAGTCTATGGTGATTTTATTTTTATCTTTCGAGGTTCTGATCTCTTGCGGGACCAACGCCTACCATTGAAACCTTACATTCAACAAGCTCTTCGATTTTCTTAATATAATCCTTTGCCTTCTGAGGAAGCTCATCAAAGCTCTTGCAAGCAGAAAGGTCACCGTCAAAGCCCTCAAGCTCAACAAATTGAGGAGTACATTTAGCTAATTCTTCAAGATTTGTGGGAAAATTATTATAAATCTTTTCTCCGCATTTATAAGCAACACAAACCTTTAAGGGATGTATTCCGGAAAGAGTATCCATTTTATTAAGCGCAATAGAAGTAAGACCGTTTGTTCTTACTGCGTGGCGCATAATAACAGCATCAAACCAACCGCAACGGCGAGGTCTACCTGTTGTAGTACCAAATTCATTTCCTCTGTTTCTGATAAGGTCGCCTGTCTCATCCTCAAGCTCTGTGGGGAAAGGACCCTTACCTACTCTTGTAGTATATGCCTTAGCAACACCTATAACCTCTTCAATCATTGTAGGTCCTACGCCTGTACCAATACAAGCACCTGCGCTTAAAGGATGTGAAGATGTAACATAGGGATAAGTACCCATATCAAGATCAAGCAATGTTCCCTGTGCACCTTCAAAAAGAATATTTTTGCCCTGCTTATTTGCTTCATAGGTAATAACAGAGCAGTCAGCTATATACTTCTTAAGTCTTTTTCCATACTCTGCGTACTCATCTATTAAATCAGCATAATCTATAGGCTCTGCACCTAAAAATCCGGTAATAAGCTTATTTTTGATTTCAAACATTTCCTTAGCTTTTACTTTGAAAACCTTCTCATCAATAAGGTCGCACATTCTTATACCGGTACGCTCTGCTTTATCCATATAGCAAGGGCCGATACCTCTTTTTGTTGTGCCTATATCAGATGCTCCTCTTGATGCTTCATAAAGACCGTCAAGCTCAATATGATAAGGCATTATAACGTGAGCTCTGGGGTCGATTCTCAAGTTTTCACAAGAATATCCATTAGCTTTAAGACCGTCAATCTCCTGAAGAATAACCTTAGGGTCAATTACCACTCCGCTTCCGATTAAGCAAAGAGTTTCGGGATAAAGAATACCTGAGGGGATAAGGTGAAGCTTATACACCTTACCATTCGCTTCAACAGTATGTCCCGCATTGTTTCCGCCCTGCGAACGAATAACAACATCGGCACGGCTTGCTAAAATATCAATTATTTTTCCTTTTCCTTCGTCGCCCCACTGCGAACCGACAACAACTTTTACAGACATGGATTTGACCTCCGATTTTTTCATTTTATTTGTAAAGACTCTTTTTGACATAATATTTCATATTACAAACAAACCTACAATATTATATCATATTTATAATAGTATACAAGTCCTAAACTGTGCAAAAACTTTAAAGATTAAGGCTGTTTTTTTAATAATATAACAATTTCAAGTATTACAAAGAGAAAAAATAACGCTTTTTGGAATAAATTTCAAAAAAGCGTTATTTGAAAAATTACATATTGCCTATCATTTCAGCAATAAGCTTATTTAAAATTTGAGGATTTGCCTTTCCTTTTGATTCTCGCATTGCCTGTCCTACAAGGAAGCCTATTACGTTTGTTTTACCGTTTTTATAGTCATCTACTACTTTAGGATTTGCATCAAGAATTTTTTGAGCAAGGACTCTTATTTCGTCCTCGTTGCTGTTTTGAACAAGTCCCATTTCTTCTACAAGTGCTTTAGGAGAGCCTCCGTCTGCAAGCATCTTTTCCAAAACTGTCTTAGCAGCTGTTGATGAAATAACCTTAGTTTCGAACAAAACAATAAGCTCAGATAACATTTGAGGAGTAACCTTAACCTGTGTGAAATCGCTGTTTGTTTCGTTCATATACTTGCCCAAATCTGTCAAAATCCAGTTTGCAGATGCTTTTGCAGATGCACCTGCTTTTACGCAAGCTTCAAAATATTCTGCTCTGTCTTTATTTTGTGAAAGAAGATTAGCCTCATATTCGGAGAGTCCCATTTGAGAAATATATCTGTCCATTTTTTCATTGGGAAGCTCAGGAATTTGACAAGCTATGGAATTATACCACTCATCATCTATTATTATCGGACAAAGGTCAGGCTCAGGGAAATATCTGTAATCATGAGCATCTTCCTTAGTTCTCAAAATTATATTTTCGCCCTTCGCATCATCCCAACGTCTTGTTTCCTGGCTTATCACTCCGCCGTTTTCAAGCACTTCAATCTGACGTGCTGCTTCATATTCTATTGCTCTGTATGCAGCTGAAAAAGAGTTTACGTTTTTCATTTCAACTCTTGTACCGAAAGGTTCTCCGGGCTTTCTTACAGAAACGTTTATATCGCAACGTATAGAGCCTTCCTGCATTTTACAGTCTGAAACATCAATGTATTGAAGAATAGATTTTATTGTTTCAAGAAAATCCTTAGCCTCTGCCGCACTTCTGATATCAGGCTCGGTAACGATTTCTATAAGGGGTACTCCGCAACGGTTAAGGTCTACAAGAGAGCCACCGAATCTATCATCGTGAAGAAGCTTTCCCGCATCCTCCTCGATATGTATTCGAGTAATACCCACAGTTTTTTTCTCACCGTTTGAATAGAACTCCACACTACCTTTTTCGCAAAGAGGTACATCGAATTGAGATACCTGGTAAGCTTTAGGTAAATCGGGATAAAAATAATTTTTTCTGTCTTGCTTACTCTTTCTGTTTATTGTGCAATTTACTGCTAATCCCATTTTCATAGCATAGTCTACAACTGTTTTATTTAGCACCGGAAGAGTACCGGGCATTCCTGTACAAATCGGACAGCACTGAGAATTTACTTCATTACCAAACTCGTTTTTGCAGGAGCAATAAATTTTCGTTTTAGTTTTTAACTCACTGTGTATCTCAAGTCCGATTATTGTTTCATAGCTACTCATACTTTATCTTTCCTTTCAATTTGCAAAGCTTATTATAGCTTTGCAGCCATTGCTTTTAACATTCCGGTATTTTTATCGTAAGCATCTGCAACCTTCATTAAGAAACCGTCTTGTCTTTCCTTGCCTATCAGCTGCATACCTATAGGCAATCCCTTACTGTCTTTTCCGCAGGGAGTAACCAATGCAGGAATTCCCGCAATATTTATTGCAACGGTACAGATATCGCTCATATACATTTTTAACGGGTCATCTGTTTTCTCGCCCATTTTAAAGGCTGTTTCAGGTGTTGCAGGGGTAAGAATTACATCAACCTTTTTGAAAGCTTCTTCAAAGTTATTCTTTATCATTTTTCTTGCCTGTAGCGCCTTTTTATAATAAGCATCATAATAACCCGAGCTTAAAACATATGTGCCCAACAGTATTCTGCGCTTAACCTCGTCTCCAAAACCTTCGCTTCTTGTCTTTACATAAAGCTCATTCAAATTAGTAAAATTCTCAGTTCTGTAACCGTATTTAACACCATCAAAGCGAGCAAGGTTTGAAGATGCTTCGGCAGAGGATAAAATATAATAAGTGGGCAATGCAAAATCTGAAAGTGAAAGAGAAATCTCTACCAACTCAGCGCCCATTTTTTCATATGTTTTTGCCGCATTAAGTATTTGCTCTTTTACATCTTTATCTATACCCTCTGAAAAATACTCTTTAGGAAGTCCTATCTTTACGCCCTTTACATTACCGTCAAGGTCTTTTGTAAAATCTTCAAATTTATAATTAAGACTTGTAGAGTCATAGCTGTCATGTCCATATAAGGTATTTGCAACAATAGCCATATCCTCAATAGAACGTGTAAGAGGTCCTATCTGGTCAAGAGAGCTTGCAAAGGCTACAAGACCGTAACGGGAAACTGCTCCATAGGTAGGCTTAAGACCTGCTACACCGCAATAGGAAGCAGGCTGACGGATTGAACCGCCTGTATCAGAGCCTAAGGAAAAGATATTTTCAAAGGCTGCAACGGAAGCTGCAGAACCACCCGAAGAACCTCCGGGAACTCTTTCAAGGTCGT
The Oscillospiraceae bacterium genome window above contains:
- a CDS encoding peptidylprolyl isomerase; its protein translation is MKKLISVITFICLISILVCSCTKASEPETPKELLSGKYNIEITIKDYGVIRAELDADSAPITVTNFVTLVKENFYDGLTFHRIMYDFMMQGGASETKSVKTIKGEFESNGVKNPLKHTRGALSMARTNDPNSASSQFFIVQNKHAEHLDGDYAAFGYVTSGMEIVDEICNKTSIQGANGAVLPVNQPVIESIRLID
- a CDS encoding adenylosuccinate synthase; this translates as MSVKVVVGSQWGDEGKGKIIDILASRADVVIRSQGGNNAGHTVEANGKVYKLHLIPSGILYPETLCLIGSGVVIDPKVILQEIDGLKANGYSCENLRIDPRAHVIMPYHIELDGLYEASRGASDIGTTKRGIGPCYMDKAERTGIRMCDLIDEKVFKVKAKEMFEIKNKLITGFLGAEPIDYADLIDEYAEYGKRLKKYIADCSVITYEANKQGKNILFEGAQGTLLDLDMGTYPYVTSSHPLSAGACIGTGVGPTMIEEVIGVAKAYTTRVGKGPFPTELEDETGDLIRNRGNEFGTTTGRPRRCGWFDAVIMRHAVRTNGLTSIALNKMDTLSGIHPLKVCVAYKCGEKIYNNFPTNLEELAKCTPQFVELEGFDGDLSACKSFDELPQKAKDYIKKIEELVECKVSMVGVGPARDQNLER
- the gatB gene encoding Asp-tRNA(Asn)/Glu-tRNA(Gln) amidotransferase subunit GatB, which produces MSSYETIIGLEIHSELKTKTKIYCSCKNEFGNEVNSQCCPICTGMPGTLPVLNKTVVDYAMKMGLAVNCTINRKSKQDRKNYFYPDLPKAYQVSQFDVPLCEKGSVEFYSNGEKKTVGITRIHIEEDAGKLLHDDRFGGSLVDLNRCGVPLIEIVTEPDIRSAAEAKDFLETIKSILQYIDVSDCKMQEGSIRCDINVSVRKPGEPFGTRVEMKNVNSFSAAYRAIEYEAARQIEVLENGGVISQETRRWDDAKGENIILRTKEDAHDYRYFPEPDLCPIIIDDEWYNSIACQIPELPNEKMDRYISQMGLSEYEANLLSQNKDRAEYFEACVKAGASAKASANWILTDLGKYMNETNSDFTQVKVTPQMLSELIVLFETKVISSTAAKTVLEKMLADGGSPKALVEEMGLVQNSNEDEIRVLAQKILDANPKVVDDYKNGKTNVIGFLVGQAMRESKGKANPQILNKLIAEMIGNM
- the gatA gene encoding Asp-tRNA(Asn)/Glu-tRNA(Gln) amidotransferase subunit GatA translates to DLERVPGGSSGGSAASVAAFENIFSLGSDTGGSIRQPASYCGVAGLKPTYGAVSRYGLVAFASSLDQIGPLTRSIEDMAIVANTLYGHDSYDSTSLNYKFEDFTKDLDGNVKGVKIGLPKEYFSEGIDKDVKEQILNAAKTYEKMGAELVEISLSLSDFALPTYYILSSAEASSNLARFDGVKYGYRTENFTNLNELYVKTRSEGFGDEVKRRILLGTYVLSSGYYDAYYKKALQARKMIKNNFEEAFKKVDVILTPATPETAFKMGEKTDDPLKMYMSDICTVAINIAGIPALVTPCGKDSKGLPIGMQLIGKERQDGFLMKVADAYDKNTGMLKAMAAKL